One region of uncultured Methanolobus sp. genomic DNA includes:
- a CDS encoding ABC transporter ATP-binding protein, with the protein MGILDIRNIAVSYDGKTILSDFDLSVSKGEKILIKGSSGIGKSTLFRLIMGFGVQNSGEIFLDGTPVDSDNIWDTRRRVAYVSQDTDIAEGKVSDLIDEVFSFKANRDNTAKGDLETIMNELSLSSRLLGKEYMKLSGGEKQRIALVLALISGKDIFLLDEVTAELDADLKQKVVEMFFNNSQWTVLSISHDREWEDKAMKVIDFSAEADNGNI; encoded by the coding sequence ATGGGGATACTGGATATTCGGAACATCGCTGTTAGTTATGATGGGAAAACAATCCTGTCAGATTTTGACCTTTCCGTTTCTAAAGGAGAAAAGATACTTATCAAAGGCAGTTCCGGAATTGGGAAATCAACTCTTTTCAGGCTTATTATGGGTTTTGGTGTACAGAATTCAGGCGAAATATTCCTGGATGGCACTCCGGTTGACTCTGATAATATATGGGATACAAGGAGGAGGGTTGCTTACGTGTCACAGGACACGGACATTGCAGAAGGAAAGGTCAGTGACCTGATAGACGAGGTGTTCTCGTTCAAAGCGAACAGAGACAATACTGCAAAGGGTGACCTTGAAACAATAATGAATGAACTTTCTCTTTCTTCCAGGTTACTGGGCAAGGAATACATGAAACTGTCAGGGGGAGAAAAACAAAGGATTGCACTGGTCCTTGCATTAATATCAGGCAAGGATATTTTTCTGCTTGATGAGGTCACAGCAGAGCTTGATGCAGATCTTAAACAGAAAGTTGTGGAAATGTTCTTTAATAATTCGCAATGGACGGTACTTTCCATTTCCCATGACAGGGAATGGGAAGATAAAGCTATGAAAGTAATCGATTTTTCTGCGGAGGCGGATAATGGAAACATATGA
- the bcp gene encoding thioredoxin-dependent thiol peroxidase, whose amino-acid sequence MSKNSLTEGQKAPDFCLPDQNENNVCLKDFTGKWVVLYFYPKDNTSGCTKEAQDFTALKGDFESENAVILGVSKDSVKSHIRFTEKKELGITLLSDEEKTIHQKYDVWRTKKNYGKEYLGTVRSTFLIDPEGNIAQIWDNVKTKDHAEKVLDALRSLKE is encoded by the coding sequence ATGAGCAAGAATTCACTTACAGAAGGACAGAAAGCTCCCGATTTTTGTCTCCCTGACCAGAATGAAAACAATGTATGCCTCAAGGATTTTACTGGAAAATGGGTAGTTCTTTACTTCTATCCCAAGGACAATACATCAGGATGTACAAAGGAAGCACAGGATTTTACAGCCTTAAAAGGTGACTTTGAGTCTGAGAACGCGGTTATCCTTGGCGTCAGCAAAGACAGCGTGAAATCCCATATAAGGTTCACTGAAAAGAAAGAACTTGGAATTACTCTTCTTTCAGATGAGGAAAAAACTATTCACCAGAAATATGATGTCTGGAGAACAAAGAAGAACTATGGAAAAGAATACCTTGGAACTGTCAGATCCACTTTTCTCATTGATCCTGAAGGCAATATTGCTCAGATATGGGACAATGTAAAAACAAAGGACCACGCTGAAAAAGTTCTTGATGCCCTTAGATCACTGAAAGAATAA
- a CDS encoding V-type ATP synthase subunit D, protein MGVKDVKPTRSELIEIKKKIKLSQSGHKLLKMKRDGLILEFFEILSKAKDVRTELDAAYEGASRKIGIANAVDGTITVKSTAFALKSKPEIELESRNIMGVVVPKIESSSVKKSIEERGYGILGTSSYTDEAADSYEELVEKIILAAEIETTMKKLLDDIEKTKRRVNALEFKVIPELEEAMVFIRLRLEEMERENTFRLKRIKG, encoded by the coding sequence ATGGGCGTGAAAGATGTAAAACCAACTCGATCAGAACTTATTGAGATCAAGAAGAAGATCAAACTCTCTCAGAGTGGTCACAAGCTGCTCAAGATGAAAAGAGATGGTCTTATCCTTGAGTTCTTTGAGATCCTCAGCAAAGCAAAGGATGTAAGAACCGAGCTGGATGCCGCCTATGAAGGTGCTTCCCGTAAGATTGGTATTGCAAATGCTGTTGACGGTACAATTACCGTCAAATCCACAGCTTTTGCACTTAAGAGCAAACCCGAGATCGAACTTGAAAGTCGTAACATCATGGGTGTTGTGGTTCCAAAGATCGAGTCATCAAGTGTCAAGAAATCCATTGAAGAAAGAGGATATGGTATACTTGGTACAAGCTCTTATACCGATGAGGCAGCAGATTCCTATGAGGAACTTGTTGAGAAGATCATCCTTGCAGCAGAGATAGAGACCACCATGAAAAAGCTTCTCGATGATATTGAGAAGACAAAAAGGCGTGTCAATGCTCTTGAATTCAAGGTCATTCCTGAACTTGAGGAAGCAATGGTCTTTATAAGACTCCGTCTTGAAGAGATGGAGAGGGAAAACACCTTCAGACTTAAGAGGATTAAGGGATAA
- a CDS encoding ATP synthase subunit B: protein MTKEYKTITEISGPLMFLEKTEPVGYGELVHINLPDGTTKRGQVLDTSADVVAVQVFEGTGGLNEESGVVFSGETIKLPVSKDMLGRILSGAGEPLDGGPRIIPEDRIDVNGASMNPYSRMPPEDFIQTGISTIDGTNTLVRGQKLPIFSGSGLPHNEIALQIARQSKVPGSDEPFAVVFAAMGITNEEAQYFMEDFEKTGALERAVVFLNLADDPAVERIITPRMALTAAEYLAYEHDMHVLVILTDITNYCEALRQMGAAREEVPGRRGYPGYMYTDLASLYERAGVIKGRKGSVTQFSILTMPGDDITHPIPDLSGYITEGQIVVSRELHMKGIYPPINVLPSLSRLMNSGIGEGKTRDDHKAVSDQMYAGYAEGRDLRGLVAIVGKEALSERDQKILEFADLFEDRFVRQGRDEDRSIEDTLQVGWDILSELPEALLTRIDNKYIEKYHPAHKSN from the coding sequence ATGACCAAGGAATATAAGACGATCACAGAAATCTCCGGACCATTGATGTTCCTCGAGAAGACTGAACCGGTAGGCTACGGTGAACTTGTTCACATTAACCTTCCGGACGGCACAACAAAGAGAGGTCAGGTTCTTGATACTTCAGCTGATGTTGTAGCAGTTCAGGTATTCGAAGGTACAGGCGGACTCAACGAAGAGTCTGGTGTAGTGTTCTCCGGCGAGACTATCAAACTCCCTGTATCAAAGGACATGCTCGGTCGTATCCTTTCCGGTGCAGGTGAACCACTTGATGGTGGGCCACGTATCATTCCTGAAGACAGGATCGATGTAAACGGTGCATCAATGAATCCATATTCAAGGATGCCACCAGAGGACTTTATCCAGACAGGAATATCCACAATTGACGGAACAAACACCCTCGTTCGTGGACAGAAGCTTCCTATCTTCTCAGGTTCAGGTCTTCCACACAATGAGATAGCACTTCAGATCGCACGTCAGTCAAAGGTCCCAGGTTCCGATGAACCTTTTGCAGTAGTATTCGCTGCAATGGGTATCACAAACGAAGAAGCCCAGTACTTCATGGAAGACTTCGAGAAGACCGGTGCTCTTGAAAGAGCTGTGGTTTTCCTTAACCTTGCAGACGATCCTGCTGTAGAACGTATCATCACACCGAGGATGGCTCTTACAGCTGCAGAGTACCTTGCATACGAGCACGATATGCATGTACTTGTTATCCTTACTGACATCACAAACTACTGTGAAGCGCTTCGTCAGATGGGTGCAGCCCGTGAAGAAGTACCAGGTAGACGTGGTTATCCGGGTTATATGTACACTGACCTTGCATCACTCTATGAGCGTGCAGGTGTTATCAAGGGAAGGAAAGGATCAGTTACTCAGTTCTCTATCCTGACCATGCCTGGTGACGATATTACCCACCCGATTCCTGACCTGTCAGGATATATTACAGAAGGCCAGATCGTAGTTTCCAGGGAACTTCACATGAAGGGTATCTACCCACCAATCAATGTGCTTCCATCACTCTCACGTCTGATGAACTCAGGTATTGGTGAAGGAAAGACCAGAGACGACCACAAAGCAGTATCTGACCAGATGTATGCTGGTTATGCAGAAGGTCGTGACCTAAGAGGTCTTGTGGCCATTGTAGGTAAAGAGGCATTGTCCGAGAGGGATCAGAAGATCCTTGAGTTCGCTGACCTGTTCGAAGACAGGTTCGTACGTCAGGGAAGAGATGAAGACAGGTCAATTGAAGATACACTTCAGGTTGGCTGGGATATTCTCTCTGAACTTCCGGAAGCTCTGCTTACCAGGATCGATAACAAGTATATCGAGAAGTACCACCCTGCTCACAAGAGCAACTAA
- a CDS encoding ATP synthase subunit A has product MEMKGEIYRVAGPVVTIMGIKPKMYDVVHVGHEGLMGEVIRIKGDKATVQVYEDTSGVKPGEPVVNTGMSLSVELGPGLLESIYDGIQRPLKVLQEKMGDFIDRGVTANGLDREKVWEFKPTVSSGDSVTGGQTIGVVQETENVEHKIMVPPTVSGAIEEIKSGKFKVDETVCVLTDGTEISMMQKWPVRMPRPVEKKFIPRRPLITGQRILDGLFPVAKGGTAAIPGPFGSGKTVTQQQLAKWSDTDIVVYIGCGERGNEMADVLNEFPELQDPKTGRPLMERTVLIANTSNMPVAAREASVYTGITIAEYYRDMGYDVSLMADSSSRWAEAMREISSRLEEMPGEEGYPAYLSARLSEFYERAGAVKSLASEEGSITVIGAVSPPGGDFSEPVTQNTLRIVKVFWALDAKLAQRRHFPSIDWLTSYSLYTQGLSDWFAENVAPDWVPLRDHAMDLLQQESELQEIVQLVGSDALPEDQQLVLEICRMLREYFLQQNAFHPVDTYCPFDKQYKLLKAISKYSDMAQASLEAGIPMKDILSVESKDELAKVKFEEDFESALNVVMEKMDKEFAALGGN; this is encoded by the coding sequence GTGGAAATGAAAGGTGAAATTTATCGTGTGGCCGGACCTGTCGTTACGATTATGGGTATCAAGCCAAAGATGTACGATGTGGTACATGTTGGTCACGAAGGCCTGATGGGCGAAGTTATCAGAATTAAAGGTGACAAAGCCACTGTTCAGGTATATGAGGATACATCTGGTGTCAAACCAGGTGAACCTGTAGTAAACACTGGAATGTCTCTCTCTGTAGAACTTGGTCCAGGTTTATTAGAAAGTATTTATGATGGTATTCAGAGACCTCTGAAAGTACTCCAGGAAAAGATGGGAGACTTTATTGACAGGGGTGTAACCGCAAACGGTCTTGACCGTGAAAAAGTATGGGAATTCAAGCCAACTGTATCAAGTGGCGATTCCGTAACTGGCGGTCAGACAATTGGTGTTGTACAGGAAACAGAAAACGTTGAGCACAAGATCATGGTGCCACCAACAGTTTCTGGTGCAATTGAAGAAATAAAGTCAGGAAAGTTCAAGGTAGACGAGACAGTCTGTGTACTCACAGACGGTACCGAGATTTCCATGATGCAGAAGTGGCCTGTAAGAATGCCACGTCCGGTAGAGAAGAAGTTCATCCCAAGAAGACCTCTTATTACAGGTCAGAGAATTCTTGATGGTCTCTTCCCGGTTGCAAAGGGCGGTACAGCAGCTATCCCGGGACCATTTGGTTCAGGAAAGACTGTTACACAGCAGCAGCTTGCAAAGTGGAGTGACACTGACATTGTAGTTTACATCGGATGTGGAGAACGTGGAAACGAGATGGCTGATGTACTGAATGAGTTTCCTGAACTTCAGGACCCTAAGACCGGTCGTCCACTTATGGAACGTACAGTTCTTATTGCAAACACATCCAACATGCCTGTAGCTGCCCGTGAAGCATCTGTTTACACAGGTATTACAATCGCGGAATATTACCGTGACATGGGTTATGATGTATCACTTATGGCTGACTCTTCATCCAGATGGGCAGAAGCAATGAGAGAGATTTCCTCAAGGCTTGAAGAAATGCCTGGTGAAGAAGGTTATCCGGCATATCTTTCCGCAAGGCTCTCAGAGTTCTATGAGCGTGCAGGTGCAGTAAAATCACTTGCATCAGAAGAAGGTTCAATTACAGTTATTGGTGCGGTATCACCTCCTGGTGGTGACTTCTCAGAGCCTGTTACACAGAACACTCTCCGTATTGTTAAAGTATTCTGGGCACTGGATGCAAAACTCGCACAGAGGAGGCACTTCCCATCCATTGACTGGCTTACAAGTTACAGTCTGTACACCCAGGGTCTTTCTGACTGGTTTGCAGAGAACGTTGCACCTGACTGGGTACCACTCAGAGATCATGCAATGGATCTTCTCCAGCAGGAATCCGAACTTCAGGAGATCGTACAGCTCGTCGGTTCCGATGCACTTCCGGAAGACCAGCAGCTGGTTCTTGAGATCTGCCGTATGCTCAGGGAGTACTTCCTTCAGCAGAACGCGTTCCACCCTGTTGACACATACTGCCCATTCGATAAGCAGTACAAATTACTCAAAGCAATCTCCAAGTACAGTGACATGGCACAGGCATCACTGGAAGCAGGTATCCCAATGAAGGATATTCTCTCCGTTGAGTCTAAGGATGAACTTGCAAAGGTCAAATTCGAAGAGGACTTCGAGAGTGCACTGAACGTTGTCATGGAAAAGATGGACAAGGAATTTGCAGCACTTGGAGGCAACTAA
- a CDS encoding V-type ATP synthase subunit F, whose protein sequence is MELAVVGNGEFVTGFRLAGVKKIFEVNNGELEPTVEKILEDREIGILVMHGDDLNELPEILRNTISDSVEPTVVTLGGSGESSNLREKIKQSVGVDLWK, encoded by the coding sequence ATGGAATTAGCAGTAGTCGGAAATGGCGAGTTTGTAACAGGTTTCAGACTGGCCGGTGTCAAGAAGATATTTGAAGTTAATAATGGCGAACTTGAGCCTACTGTAGAGAAAATACTTGAGGATCGGGAAATCGGCATTCTGGTAATGCACGGTGATGATCTGAATGAACTACCGGAGATATTGAGAAACACTATCAGCGATTCTGTTGAGCCAACTGTTGTGACTCTCGGTGGTAGTGGTGAAAGTTCGAACTTAAGGGAAAAAATAAAGCAATCGGTAGGTGTAGATCTGTGGAAATGA
- a CDS encoding V-type ATP synthase subunit C — translation MQLLQKFKRGNSKKSQSKGHANYAYTTARVRAMKSKLLPKETYPRLMNMSIDEITRFIEESEYKEDVDELARQYEGVDLIEHALNRNLAETFTKLLNISDGDVNFLIGEKLKKFDIWNIKTILRGKYCNASTEEILDAIVAAGRMSYTSFSELAAKATYEEVISELANTEYYPILKKYDGTNLSEIENQLDKMYYTGLFAAIGDFKSKDRKLFEEFTRMGIDLKNLITLFRLKKSGITDPEVMNLMIDGGLRCKLKETERMMPLSFEDFVSELENSPYWDVISDVVKPDMESLIDVETRLKQHRLKSAASFSHVYPISIVPIMDYMLSKQNEISNLRMIIRGKAANLEDEVIKEQLVI, via the coding sequence ATGCAGCTGTTGCAGAAATTTAAGCGTGGTAATTCCAAAAAATCCCAGTCAAAGGGTCATGCAAATTATGCATATACCACAGCACGTGTACGTGCAATGAAAAGTAAGCTTCTGCCAAAGGAGACCTATCCTAGGCTCATGAACATGAGCATTGACGAAATTACCAGATTCATTGAAGAATCTGAGTACAAAGAGGATGTCGACGAACTGGCAAGGCAGTATGAAGGTGTAGACCTTATTGAGCATGCCCTTAACAGGAATCTTGCAGAGACTTTCACAAAATTGCTTAATATTTCAGATGGCGATGTGAACTTCCTTATCGGTGAGAAACTCAAGAAGTTTGATATCTGGAATATTAAGACCATCCTGCGTGGTAAATATTGTAATGCATCTACAGAAGAGATCCTTGATGCAATTGTTGCGGCAGGAAGGATGAGTTATACTTCCTTTTCAGAACTTGCAGCAAAGGCAACTTATGAGGAAGTCATCTCTGAGCTTGCAAATACGGAATATTACCCGATATTGAAAAAATACGATGGTACGAATCTTTCAGAGATTGAGAATCAGCTTGATAAAATGTACTATACAGGTTTATTTGCCGCAATAGGTGATTTCAAATCCAAGGATCGCAAGCTGTTCGAAGAGTTTACCAGAATGGGCATTGATCTGAAAAATCTTATTACTCTCTTCCGTTTGAAGAAATCAGGAATCACTGATCCAGAAGTAATGAATTTGATGATCGATGGTGGATTAAGGTGCAAACTTAAAGAAACAGAAAGAATGATGCCTTTATCCTTTGAAGACTTTGTATCTGAGTTAGAGAACAGTCCTTACTGGGATGTTATTTCAGATGTTGTAAAACCGGATATGGAATCGTTAATTGATGTCGAAACCCGACTTAAACAACACAGGCTTAAATCTGCAGCAAGCTTTTCACATGTTTATCCGATTTCAATTGTACCAATCATGGACTACATGCTAAGTAAACAGAATGAGATAAGCAATCTGCGGATGATAATTCGTGGCAAAGCTGCAAATCTCGAAGATGAAGTGATCAAAGAACAGTTGGTGATTTGA
- a CDS encoding V-type ATP synthase subunit E translates to MGLETVVKDVIEAAQAGVSKLDSEADAEVALILDEAKQNAKRIMGERLAKAEDDIKKIKQQEISSANLEVKRTLLNARKEILEKVYVQALETISDFSPEKNEELLKALISENEANGTKIYSNAESEEIVKKISSLEYAGNIDCLGGVVIENEDGTIRLDYTYDVILKSVNERLLKQTSDILFG, encoded by the coding sequence ATGGGACTTGAAACTGTTGTAAAAGATGTCATAGAAGCTGCTCAGGCAGGGGTTTCCAAATTGGATTCTGAAGCGGATGCAGAAGTAGCTCTGATTCTTGATGAAGCAAAACAGAATGCTAAAAGGATTATGGGTGAGCGTCTTGCTAAGGCAGAAGATGATATTAAAAAGATCAAGCAGCAAGAAATATCCAGTGCAAATCTTGAAGTGAAGCGCACATTGCTCAATGCACGCAAGGAAATACTCGAAAAAGTATATGTCCAGGCTTTAGAAACCATATCTGATTTTTCTCCTGAGAAAAATGAAGAACTCCTCAAAGCTCTCATTAGTGAAAATGAGGCAAACGGCACAAAGATTTATTCCAATGCCGAATCAGAGGAGATCGTTAAAAAGATTTCTTCACTCGAATATGCCGGCAATATCGATTGTCTTGGTGGCGTTGTTATTGAGAACGAAGATGGTACTATCAGATTGGATTATACCTACGATGTCATCCTTAAAAGCGTGAATGAGCGGTTGTTGAAACAGACATCTGATATCTTATTCGGGTGA
- a CDS encoding V-type ATP synthase subunit K: protein MVTEAVAFMDAEGLKAIGAGLAVGLTGIASALAEKDIGSAAIGAMAEDKSLFTNGLILTVIPETIVIFGLVVALLMIM, encoded by the coding sequence ATGGTAACAGAAGCAGTAGCCTTTATGGACGCAGAAGGATTAAAAGCAATTGGTGCAGGACTTGCAGTAGGTCTCACCGGTATCGCATCAGCTCTCGCAGAGAAAGACATCGGCAGTGCTGCAATCGGTGCAATGGCAGAGGACAAGAGTCTCTTCACTAACGGTTTGATCCTGACTGTAATTCCAGAAACAATTGTAATCTTTGGTCTGGTAGTTGCACTGTTGATGATAATGTAA
- a CDS encoding V-type ATP synthase subunit I gives MLDVKQMNRAVIVGHKSIFEETVDALHKANLFQIEDFNEDDSGLRIGRPFEKIDEVSKKLIKIRSIASLLGVEDVESKGKETENAVLSNLDATLDKLDAELDVKYEQKGKLEAELKDIDSLKKELLPFANISLDLDLYRGYEHLAVFTGYVKEDIGNAISKVTSEYELFYDAKEGTMVLFVSKDKSAGVADVLAEFGFRELRIPSASGVPSESLKALISKESGLLKQIESIGAEIESLKDKYADFILSSNEVLSVEAQKSEAPLRVATSDSTFMIDGWVPAEDFSELERVVKEATNGRAFVSMQEMTKADEKIVPIEYNNSKIISPFQEIMDLYARPVYKELDPTLLIFISFPLFYGMILGDIGYALILLAMALGIKKMISSEAVKPLMNILIYCQISTLIFGVLYGEFLGFSLASLHTEHETVSGLIPNFETIDLFASPVGDEMITFPVHRTHLVMTMIVATALIGFIHINIGYLLGFINENKKHGISAAIFEKGSWFVIEIGLIIAILGYAAMLPSFATITGVVVFLIGFVMLLKGEGIKGPIELPSLLSNSLSYTRIIAVGLSSIYIASTVNLIAFEVIWEPGTPVGVATIGAIIVFLLGHGLNTALSIMAPGLHALRLQYVEFFGKFYEGGGRKYDPFGYIRKYTEE, from the coding sequence ATGCTTGATGTAAAGCAGATGAATCGTGCCGTAATTGTTGGCCATAAAAGTATTTTTGAAGAAACGGTCGATGCTCTGCACAAAGCAAATCTGTTCCAGATCGAAGATTTCAATGAAGATGATTCCGGTCTACGTATTGGTAGGCCTTTTGAGAAAATAGATGAAGTATCTAAGAAGCTTATCAAGATCAGGTCCATTGCCAGTTTACTTGGTGTGGAGGATGTTGAATCTAAAGGGAAAGAAACTGAAAATGCTGTTCTTTCCAATCTTGATGCAACTCTTGATAAACTCGATGCCGAGCTCGATGTTAAATACGAGCAAAAAGGCAAGCTTGAAGCTGAACTTAAAGATATCGATTCTTTAAAGAAAGAATTACTTCCTTTTGCTAATATTTCTCTTGATCTTGACCTTTACAGGGGATATGAGCACCTTGCTGTGTTTACTGGCTATGTAAAGGAAGATATAGGAAATGCAATCTCTAAGGTCACTTCTGAGTATGAGTTGTTCTATGATGCGAAAGAAGGTACCATGGTGTTGTTTGTCTCTAAAGACAAGAGCGCCGGTGTAGCAGATGTTCTTGCAGAGTTCGGATTCCGGGAACTCAGAATTCCTTCTGCAAGTGGCGTTCCTTCTGAATCTCTTAAAGCTCTGATCTCAAAAGAATCCGGTCTGTTGAAACAAATAGAGTCAATTGGTGCGGAAATCGAGTCACTTAAGGATAAATACGCTGATTTCATTCTTTCCAGCAATGAAGTTCTGTCAGTGGAAGCTCAGAAGTCTGAAGCTCCTCTGAGGGTTGCTACATCAGACAGTACGTTCATGATTGACGGATGGGTTCCTGCAGAGGATTTCTCTGAACTGGAGCGCGTTGTGAAAGAAGCTACAAATGGAAGGGCTTTTGTTTCCATGCAGGAAATGACAAAAGCAGATGAAAAGATTGTACCAATCGAGTACAATAATTCTAAAATCATTTCTCCTTTCCAGGAAATCATGGACCTTTACGCAAGGCCTGTCTATAAAGAACTTGATCCTACTTTATTGATATTCATTTCTTTCCCGCTCTTTTACGGAATGATTCTTGGTGATATTGGATATGCACTTATATTGCTTGCAATGGCACTTGGAATCAAGAAGATGATCTCTTCAGAAGCTGTCAAGCCACTCATGAATATTCTCATATACTGTCAGATATCTACTTTGATATTTGGTGTCTTATATGGTGAGTTCCTGGGATTCTCGCTTGCAAGTCTTCACACAGAGCATGAAACAGTATCAGGTTTAATACCTAATTTTGAAACAATCGATCTCTTTGCATCTCCGGTCGGGGATGAAATGATTACTTTCCCTGTTCACAGGACCCATCTTGTAATGACTATGATTGTTGCGACCGCTCTTATCGGTTTCATTCACATCAACATTGGTTATCTCCTTGGTTTTATCAACGAGAACAAGAAACATGGGATATCAGCAGCTATTTTTGAGAAAGGAAGCTGGTTTGTTATTGAAATCGGTTTGATTATTGCAATTCTTGGATATGCAGCAATGCTCCCGTCCTTTGCTACGATCACCGGTGTAGTTGTCTTCTTAATAGGATTTGTAATGCTTCTCAAGGGAGAAGGTATCAAAGGCCCTATCGAGTTGCCTTCACTACTCAGTAACTCACTGTCTTATACTCGTATCATAGCTGTAGGACTGTCATCCATCTACATTGCGTCAACTGTCAACCTGATAGCCTTTGAGGTGATCTGGGAGCCAGGAACGCCAGTAGGTGTGGCAACAATAGGTGCAATTATAGTGTTCTTACTTGGACACGGATTAAATACTGCGCTGAGTATTATGGCCCCCGGTTTACACGCGCTCAGGTTGCAGTATGTAGAATTCTTCGGAAAATTCTACGAAGGAGGGGGACGCAAATACGATCCATTCGGATATATTAGAAAATACACGGAGGAATAA
- the ahaH gene encoding ATP synthase archaeal subunit H, which produces MAKEKILSEIKEAEDNARKMVDDGIKRKNDRIASARAEAREIIKQAEVDAQKSAQSAMKSAEESITSDKSKIVEDGESEAKSIASSASSKVDEAVTLIVNEFERAIHA; this is translated from the coding sequence ATGGCCAAAGAAAAAATCTTGTCGGAAATCAAAGAAGCAGAAGACAATGCACGCAAAATGGTTGACGACGGTATCAAACGAAAAAATGACCGTATAGCCAGTGCACGTGCCGAGGCCAGGGAAATCATTAAACAGGCCGAAGTCGATGCACAGAAATCTGCACAGAGTGCAATGAAATCTGCAGAAGAGTCTATCACTTCAGATAAATCAAAGATCGTCGAGGATGGGGAAAGCGAAGCAAAATCTATCGCAAGCTCTGCTTCTTCTAAAGTCGATGAAGCTGTCACTTTAATTGTAAACGAATTCGAGAGGGCAATACATGCTTGA
- a CDS encoding radical SAM protein gives MRVYDKSVIKVNASTENGRVVLDTEGPLSPVAKPIIKRINKIFLEEKPIYSDEDSIIFSTWAPPMPGDIFKRMISAQVASILKKRVPDQFSIGITTHCPYDCIHCGAAGTVADPIVTFDEVNSAIDQALDLGSYYIAFDGGETLLRKDFEQMVAKVDKTRAVVSCFTSGFSLTEQRARDLKAAGLYAAHLSLDSPDEAEHDRVRGTKGAYQNTVNGIKHIVNADILADLFVVVSPHNIDDLDGFYNFAADMGMQELSIYEIIAVGRWMDHEDEVITSKDVDRLGKFQKSMNKKEDGPRVTSFPNFMGPDEFGCFAGRRWMHTTAGGDVLPCAYTPLSFGNIREENLAAIWERMGKHEAYNCSAEYCMMRNPEFRSKYIRTIPDGTPLPVRLDKTIH, from the coding sequence ATGAGAGTTTATGATAAATCAGTAATTAAAGTAAATGCCAGCACTGAAAACGGACGGGTGGTTCTTGATACAGAGGGACCGCTGTCTCCTGTTGCAAAACCTATTATTAAACGTATCAATAAGATATTTCTTGAAGAGAAACCCATATACTCTGATGAGGATAGCATAATATTTTCTACGTGGGCTCCTCCAATGCCAGGTGATATTTTCAAGAGGATGATCAGTGCCCAGGTAGCTTCTATTTTAAAGAAGAGGGTGCCCGATCAATTTTCAATAGGAATTACGACGCATTGTCCTTATGATTGTATTCATTGTGGTGCAGCTGGTACTGTAGCTGATCCTATTGTTACATTTGATGAGGTCAACAGTGCCATCGATCAGGCTCTGGATCTTGGTTCTTATTATATTGCTTTTGATGGGGGGGAAACTCTTCTCAGGAAAGATTTTGAGCAAATGGTGGCAAAAGTGGATAAGACACGTGCTGTTGTTTCATGTTTCACTTCCGGGTTCAGTTTGACTGAACAAAGGGCCAGGGATTTGAAAGCAGCCGGGCTTTATGCTGCACACTTAAGTCTGGATAGTCCGGATGAAGCTGAACATGATCGTGTAAGGGGTACTAAAGGAGCTTATCAGAATACTGTAAACGGCATAAAACACATAGTTAATGCGGACATTCTTGCGGATCTTTTTGTGGTTGTTTCTCCTCATAATATAGATGATCTTGATGGTTTCTACAATTTCGCAGCAGACATGGGTATGCAGGAACTCTCAATATATGAGATCATAGCTGTAGGTCGCTGGATGGATCACGAGGATGAGGTAATAACTTCTAAAGATGTGGACAGACTTGGTAAATTCCAGAAGTCGATGAACAAAAAAGAGGATGGTCCGAGGGTTACTTCATTCCCAAATTTCATGGGTCCTGACGAGTTTGGTTGTTTTGCCGGTAGAAGATGGATGCATACAACAGCAGGCGGGGATGTTTTACCTTGTGCGTATACTCCTCTGTCATTCGGTAATATTCGCGAGGAAAATCTTGCTGCTATATGGGAAAGAATGGGCAAGCATGAAGCGTATAATTGCTCTGCTGAATACTGTATGATGCGCAACCCTGAATTCCGCAGTAAATATATTCGTACTATTCCGGACGGAACGCCACTTCCGGTCAGGCTAGATAAAACGATTCATTGA